A section of the Plasmodium knowlesi strain H genome assembly, chromosome: 3 genome encodes:
- a CDS encoding cysteine desulfurase, putative, translating into MRPSSAAWIFLLLCLANYTCYTYHVGRNDLYVGRIPHRMTRLNYENGKPQIDAGVVNYFKQIREEFPFFKRENCPAYFDSAATTQKPACVIEKLAQFYSRENANIHRGIYKMSLDATNSYEQVRKKIKNYINCGREDEIIFTSGTTHGLNLICNMLMDRVIQKREDEIYLTYLEHHSNIVPWQEQVKRRKKGKIKYIPLKNDGYINIRKLRKRINKNTRVISISHVSNVLGNVQKLSAIIREVREVNKDIIVIVDAAQSFAHIKYDLKRMEENNSCPDVLIASGHKFCAPLGCGFIYIKNTLTCSYKFKPLLYGSNMITTVGKYKSEFVSSPHLFETGTQNIAGVISMGVALDFLEKIDKNLLCRYEMYLYDVLIYYLTKHLQRGLVQLPGGVKGDMMNEKEDTTLGRSSENDQCRLYIHNSRMVKGKKVPILPLWSDQFTSYDLVTFLDFKNVCIRSGHHCASLLLKEFLRIPDCARVSLFFYNTPEEVEYLAEQIASVARMLSGMRRGGYDVEGEGSTWR; encoded by the exons ATGCGGCCCTCTAGTGCTGCATGGATTTTCCTGCTGTTGTGCCTCGCGAATTACACATGTTACACCTACCACGTCGGTAGGAATGACCTGTACGTGGGCAGGATCCCCCACCGAATGACAAGGCTGAATTACGAAAATGGGAAACCTCAGATTGACGCCGGCGTTGTGAATTACTTCAAGCAAATTCGGGAGGAATTCCCCTTCTTCAAGAGGGAAAACTGCCCTGCGTACTTCGACAGTGCGGCCACGACGCAGAAGCCGGCCTGCGTGATAGAG AAATTGGCCCAGTTTTACTCCAGGGAAAATGCTAACATCCACAGGGggatttacaaaatgagCCTGGACGCTACGAATAGTTACGAACAAGtgaggaagaagataaaGAACTACATCAACTGCGGAAGGGAGGATGAAATTATATTCACGAGCGGCACGACGCACGGGCTGAACCTCATCTGCAACATGTTGATGGACCGAGTAATCCAAAAGAGGGAGGACGAAATATACCTGACCTATCTGGAGCACCACTCCAATATAGTTCCCTGGCAGGAACAagtgaagagaagaaagaaaggaaaaatcaaaTACATCCCTTTAAAGAATGACGGCTACATTAATATTAGGAAGTTGCGAAAAAGGATTAACAAGAACACCAGAGTAATTTCAATAAGTCACGTATCCAATGTGTTAGGGAATGTTCAAAAATTATCTGCAATTATAAGAGAAGTGAGAGAGGTAAATAAAGATATAATTGTCATTGTAGATGCTGCGCAAAGTTTTGCACACATAAAATATGACCTTAAAcgaatggaagaaaataactCTTGTCCGGATGTGTTGATCGCATCGGGACATAAATTTTGTGCACCTTTGGGCTGTGGttttatttacataaaaaacaCCTTAACATGTTCATACAAATTTAAACCCCTTTTGTACGGAAGTAACATGATAACAACTGTTGGTAAATATAAATCAGAGTTTGTGTCCTCTCCGCATCTCTTCGAGACTGGTACACAGAACATCGCGGGGGTAATTTCTATGGGGGTCGCCCTTGACTTCTTGGAGAAGATCGATAAGAACCTTCTGTGCCGATACGAGATGTACCTGTACGATGTTCTCATTTATTATTTGACTAAACATTTGCAGCGGGGCTTGGTGCAGCTCCCGGGGGGGGTAAAGGGGGACATGatgaatgagaaggaggatACGACTCTTGGCAGAAGCTCCGAGAATGATCAGTGCAGACTGTACATCCACAACAGCCGAATggtcaaaggaaaaaaagtgcctATACTTCCCCTTTGGTCAGACCAGTTCACCTCATATGACCTAGTGACCTTCCTGGATTTCAAGAATGTTTGCATCCGATCTGGTCACCACTGCGCCTCCCTACTATTGAAGGAATTCTTGCGCATACCAGACTGCGCACGcgtttcgctttttttttacaatacCCCCGAGGAGGTTGAGTACTTGGCTGAGCAGATCGCGTCCGTTGCGCGAATGCTAAGTGGAatgaggaggggggggtaCGACGTAGAAGGGGAAGGTTCGACATGGAGGTAG